A portion of the Streptomyces sp. NBC_00376 genome contains these proteins:
- a CDS encoding 4Fe-4S single cluster domain-containing protein, whose amino-acid sequence MTGTVLNVAATRVGTEVLGPGVRSVLWVQGCPLSCAGCMAPDWIPFRPARSAEPLELAEELLADPRVEGLTFSGGEPMAQAAGLAEVARAAKAVRDVSVICFTGHRLERLRSRPPGPGVHRLLDETDVLIDGPYVAALDDGRGLRGSSNQRVHLLTARYADGGYDFEGRPRAAEIAVSGPEALLVGVPPPGLIGAFDHAVDAVRTRMAGRVPPHASEGREPHHER is encoded by the coding sequence GTGACCGGAACCGTGCTGAACGTGGCGGCGACCCGGGTCGGCACCGAGGTGCTGGGGCCGGGGGTGCGGTCCGTGCTGTGGGTCCAGGGCTGCCCGTTGTCGTGCGCCGGGTGCATGGCGCCGGACTGGATTCCCTTCCGGCCGGCCCGGAGCGCCGAACCGCTGGAGCTGGCCGAGGAGTTGCTGGCCGATCCGCGCGTCGAGGGCCTGACGTTCTCCGGCGGCGAGCCGATGGCGCAGGCGGCCGGGCTGGCCGAGGTGGCGAGGGCGGCGAAGGCGGTCCGGGACGTGTCGGTGATCTGCTTCACCGGCCACCGCCTGGAGCGGCTGCGGAGCCGGCCGCCCGGCCCCGGCGTGCACCGGCTCCTCGACGAGACCGACGTACTGATCGACGGTCCGTACGTGGCCGCGCTGGACGACGGACGGGGGCTGCGTGGCAGCTCCAACCAGCGCGTCCATCTGCTCACCGCACGGTACGCGGACGGCGGCTACGACTTCGAGGGCCGGCCCCGGGCCGCCGAGATCGCCGTCAGCGGCCCGGAGGCACTGCTCGTCGGGGTGCCTCCGCCCGGCCTGATCGGCGCCTTCGACCACGCGGTCGACGCCGTTCGCACCCGGATGGCCGGCCGGGTACCTCCCCACGCATCCGAAGGACGGGAACCCCACCATGAGCGGTAG
- a CDS encoding vWA domain-containing protein: protein MKHTSPSWAFRFGRGCAVVLTAALLAAPVTAARAAPGGQDPTRAEIYRALALDQAPGDHVILVDTSGSMAQGGRYSTVRSTLRRFLDGLTPKDHVALFTFDSRPEPRYIGAAGDTARIVASLPSRPDPAGDTDIGAALNAALTELGRDGAAPVASVVLLTDGEHHPPRGSRYPTASGAPWAQLHQRAQALTARTELAGYALPLSSGATGADLLGRVVEDTSVLRPQSIQDLGGYLARAGDRARARKAAGLLAGDADRGVRADWQDTGGTDLSSGSATAKLTLRSTTRHLPLTVDGLRASLTGPSVAIAGLPGRVTLEPGESRTFDVRLTGRLAGGPLPYRRTEHADATLRLTGRVGSAWERPLAPDVGLGIPRAVHVERKAVPLRATAGSVVLLPALAAALVLVAVGAWLWWRRINRPLLHGVLLVAPAFGEQLPDRVVLAGRRGVLGPPAVGGHGRVVGRRRSTEHGPRTDLRIRYTPDGSTARETVATCAPGGRVVVGGMSFTYVADPGPAPAAGWPR from the coding sequence GTGAAGCACACCAGCCCGTCGTGGGCGTTCCGGTTCGGGCGCGGATGCGCCGTCGTGCTCACGGCGGCGCTGCTGGCCGCGCCGGTGACGGCCGCGCGCGCGGCACCGGGCGGTCAGGACCCGACCCGCGCCGAGATCTACCGGGCGCTCGCGCTGGACCAGGCGCCGGGCGACCATGTGATCCTCGTGGACACCTCCGGTTCGATGGCGCAGGGCGGCCGCTACAGCACCGTGCGTTCGACCCTGCGCCGGTTCCTGGACGGCCTCACGCCCAAGGACCACGTCGCGCTGTTCACGTTCGACTCCCGGCCGGAACCCAGGTACATCGGCGCGGCCGGGGACACCGCGAGGATCGTCGCGTCGCTGCCGTCCAGGCCCGACCCGGCGGGTGACACCGACATCGGCGCCGCGCTGAACGCCGCGCTGACCGAGCTCGGGCGGGACGGAGCCGCCCCGGTGGCCTCGGTCGTGCTGCTCACCGACGGCGAGCACCATCCGCCGCGCGGCTCCCGCTACCCCACCGCCTCGGGCGCGCCCTGGGCACAGCTGCACCAGCGGGCGCAGGCCCTCACCGCCCGCACCGAACTCGCGGGATACGCGCTCCCGTTGAGCAGCGGGGCGACCGGCGCCGATCTGCTGGGCAGGGTCGTCGAGGACACCTCGGTGCTCCGGCCGCAGAGCATCCAGGACCTCGGCGGGTACCTGGCGCGCGCCGGTGACCGCGCGCGGGCCCGCAAGGCCGCCGGGCTGCTCGCCGGGGACGCGGACCGGGGCGTGCGCGCCGACTGGCAGGACACCGGTGGGACCGATCTCAGCAGCGGTTCGGCCACCGCGAAGCTCACCCTGCGGTCCACCACCCGCCATCTGCCGCTGACCGTCGACGGTTTGCGGGCCTCGCTGACCGGTCCGTCCGTGGCGATCGCCGGACTGCCCGGCCGGGTGACCCTGGAACCGGGTGAGTCCCGCACCTTCGACGTGCGGCTGACCGGCCGGCTGGCGGGGGGCCCGCTGCCGTACCGGCGTACCGAACACGCCGATGCCACGCTGCGGCTGACCGGCCGGGTCGGCTCGGCGTGGGAGCGGCCGCTCGCCCCGGACGTCGGTCTCGGCATACCCCGCGCGGTGCACGTCGAGCGGAAGGCGGTGCCGCTGCGGGCGACCGCCGGTTCGGTGGTCCTGCTGCCCGCGCTGGCGGCGGCCCTGGTGCTGGTGGCGGTCGGGGCGTGGCTGTGGTGGCGGCGGATCAACCGGCCGCTGCTGCACGGTGTGCTGCTGGTGGCGCCCGCGTTCGGCGAGCAGCTGCCGGACCGTGTGGTGCTGGCGGGCCGGCGGGGGGTGCTCGGGCCGCCCGCGGTGGGCGGGCACGGCCGGGTCGTGGGCAGGCGCCGGTCCACGGAGCATGGTCCGCGGACCGATCTGCGCATCCGGTACACACCGGACGGTTCCACCGCCCGGGAGACCGTCGCCACCTGCGCCCCGGGGGGCAGGGTCGTCGTCGGCGGCATGTCGTTCACCTATGTCGCCGACCCGGGCCCCGCTCCGGCCGCCGGGTGGCCCCGGTGA